A region of the Agromyces sp. CF514 genome:
GGCGCACGAGGTGCGTCGGCATGATGCTGCGGCGCGGGACGTCTTCGCCGGCGAGGTGGCGCAGCAGCAGGTCGGCCATCTCGAAGCCCATCTGCTCGGAGGGCTGGTGCACGGTCGTGAGGGGGATCGCCGACGACGTGGCCGCGGGGCTGTCGTCGAATCCGACGACCGCGACGTCGCCGGGCACCGACCGGCCGCGCTCGCGCAGCACCGAGAGCGCGCCGGTGGCCATGATGTCGCTCGCGACGAAGATGCCGTCGAGGTCGGGAACGCGGTCGAGCAGGCGGCGGGTGGCTGCGACGGCGCCTGCCGCCGTGAAGTCCGCCGTCTCGACGGCGTCGTCGGGCAGGGAGGCCGCGCCCATGGCGCGGCGGTAGCCGTCGAGCCGGTCGACGCTCGCGGGCATGTCGAGGGGCCCGGTGACCGTGCCGATGCGGTGGCGCCCGACGTCGATGAGGTGCTGGGTGCCGATGGCCCCGCCCTCGACGTTGTCGACGTCGACGAAGAAGTGGTCGCCCGGCTGCGACGGACGGCCGCCGTAGACGAGCGGCAGCATCATGCCGGCCTCGTGCTGCAGGTCGTCGCCCTCGTGGTGCGAGACGACGAGCGCGCCGTCGACGACGCCGGAACGCAGGTAGCGCGCGGTCTTGTGGCCCGGGTCGGTGGAGGCGACGAGCAGGTTGAGCAGGTAGTCGCTCTCTTCGAGCCGGCGGGTGATGCCCTGCACGATCGCCGCGAAGTAGGGGTCGCCGAAGAAGAACGCGGTGTCTTCGGGCACGATCAGCGCGATCGCGCCAGAGGTGCGGCTCGCCAGCGATCTGGCGGCCCGGTTCGGCACGTAGTTCAGCTTGGCGATCGCGGCGTTCACCGCGGTCACCACGTCGG
Encoded here:
- a CDS encoding LacI family DNA-binding transcriptional regulator, whose translation is MQGGDDIKTRPTAPTLEEVAREANVSRATVSRVVNGSPKVRPDVVTAVNAAIAKLNYVPNRAARSLASRTSGAIALIVPEDTAFFFGDPYFAAIVQGITRRLEESDYLLNLLVASTDPGHKTARYLRSGVVDGALVVSHHEGDDLQHEAGMMLPLVYGGRPSQPGDHFFVDVDNVEGGAIGTQHLIDVGRHRIGTVTGPLDMPASVDRLDGYRRAMGAASLPDDAVETADFTAAGAVAATRRLLDRVPDLDGIFVASDIMATGALSVLRERGRSVPGDVAVVGFDDSPAATSSAIPLTTVHQPSEQMGFEMADLLLRHLAGEDVPRRSIMPTHLVRRASA